The following coding sequences lie in one Takifugu rubripes chromosome 8, fTakRub1.2, whole genome shotgun sequence genomic window:
- the dthd1 gene encoding death domain-containing protein 1 isoform X1, whose translation MEEEEFPKDARQEEALLGRLVEAVRGLKALRSLRDRRQEVAAEGGCPAGEEGGGGAGDGGGGFFGDANVPDGHPLKGSIKYSDSDSDSGGKGDEEERIRKLLHSLRGVGISHSARATSWREALRECVCVLATPPPGGSGQQPVLTGDSGRERHDTLVKILLSVEDDVQNLTDTLARIVAKLNEEILQFHKEEPRDAASPEQHEDHLSEHVHLGPDSNGMSGPLDAQPAADSSSRLEEKGAEPVEDNTHTDVVLQDNQGEDGDLIVGLGCPGVPDVCFVRGPPGLAGALRCEVADALSCLMVRGSEELVSRVVRIQVRDGARLPFPVTVVVPFCGSYRGSYRDVSVKIVDEVGGRSYVTPLATEGTYGGQWGSFAEVRVYRLGLFAVVSCLKRENYTVPTKGLSLKLNMDPRICLNYLPGCFATPVIAQTMIQPLDTTLLSAAKSRTDAYHSVVSTSPVLYLTHPSTQPLRRPLTLTLPCPPNPQKNHGGRHEESRKDQTQEDKSASQGRTLASSVKSQGISEELLVVMGWRDKQWSLLDQVAVRNLQKGLVTFDLMEIFDRLLVLRLRSPLQPSDLSSLAEELEESVRSHAVTLVLQRRPEEPDAVLVAALPSRDLSWELSKLRAQGYAGLPEASSQLSMCDGDQLVLRFGGNVAAAGDQSHQRLTFHAQLHSRVLLRLTHVDPYGNYSSPHYKGTASFYKVTRERADREQLDRPVCKLSLTLPKRPRAVRRQNAARVKSCDEPDSLPDSLLLRLSAELSEEEVARLVPSLRLCRSAAQLVKLRAGESPSAQAFHVLAMWRRGLTAASRRPKTSQLARCLARMGRPDLAGELLLRQPEASRQEAEPPAGPGSRNLPVGEPDGCGALF comes from the exons atggaggaagaggaatttCCCAAGGACGCCCGTCAGGAGGAAGCTCTCCTCGGGAGGTTGGTGGAGGCGGTTCGAGGGCTGAAAGCTCTCCGAAGCCTCAGAGATCGTCGCCAGGAAGTGGCGGCAGAGGGAGGATGTCCGGccggagaggagggaggaggaggagcaggggacgGCGGCGGtggtttttttggagatgctaatgtccctgatggacaccccctaaaggggtcaataaagtactctgattctgattctgattctggagggaagggtgatgaagaggagcgcatcaggaagctgctgcattCACTGAGGGGGGTCGGCATCTCCCATTCAGCCCGAGCTACGTCCTGGAGAGAAGCCCTCCGGGAATGTGTCTGCGTCCTGGCCAcgcctccaccagggggcagcggTCAGCAGCCCGTCCTCACAGGTGATTCCG GTAGAGAGCGTCACGACACCTTGGTCAAAATTCTTCTCAGCGTGGAGGACGACGTCCAGAACCTTACGGACACGCTGGCCAGGATCGTGGCAAAGCTCAACGAGGAAATCCTTCAGTTCCACAAGGAGGAGCCCAGAGACGCCGCGTCACCAGAGCAGCACGAGGACCACCTGAGTGAACACGTCCACCTTGGACCGGACTCTAATGGGATGTCAGGTCCACTGGACGCTCAACCAGCAGCAGattccagcagcagactggAAGAGAAAGGGGCGGAGCCAGTGGAGGACAACACccacacagatgttgttcttCAGGACAACCAGGGAGAAGATGGAGACCTGATAGTGGG GCTGGGTTGTCCGGGTGTTCCAGATGTGTGCTTCGTCAGAGGGCCCCCCGGGCTGGCCGGCGCCCTGCGGTGCGAGGTGGCCGACGCCCTCAGCTGCCTGATGGTGCGCGGTTCTGAAGAGCTGGTGAGCAGagtggttcgaatccaggtccGGGACGGTGCGCGCCTCCCTTTCCCTGTGACCGTGGTGGTGCCCTTCTGCGGGAGCTACCGGGGCAGCTACCGGGACGTGTCGGTGAAGATAGTGGacgaggtgggggggaggagctACGTGACGCCGCTAGCAACCGAGGGAACATACGGGGGACAGTGG GGCTCGTTTGCCGAGGTGCGAGTGTACCGCCTGGGCCTGTTCGCCGTTGTTTCCTGTCTGAAAAGGGAAAACTATACAGTTCCTACGAAGGGCCTGTCACTCAAGCTGAACATGGACCCGCGGATCTGTCTGAACTACCTCCCAGGATGCTTTGCAACCCCAGTGATCGCTCAAACCATG ATCCAGCCGTTGGACACGACCCTGCTGTCTGCTGCCAAGTCCAGGACGGACGCCTACCATTCGGTGGTCTCCACCAGTCCGGTTCTCTACCTCACCCACCCGTCCACTCAGCCCCTGAGaagacccctaaccctgacccttccCTGCCCCCCAAATCCTCAGAAGAACCACGGAGGGAGACACGAGGAATCAAGAAAAGACCAAACTCAGGAGGACAAATCCGCATCCCAGGGGAG GACCTTGGCTTCCTCCGTGAAGTCTCAGGGGATTTCCGAGGAGTTGCTGGTCGTTATGGGTTGGAGGGACAAACAGTGGAGCCTCCTGGACCAGGTGGCCGTCAGGAACCTGCAGAAAGGcttggtgacctttgacctgatggAAATCTTTGACAG gctgctggtgctgcgCCTCCGCTCGCCCCTGCAGCCCAGCGACCTCTCCTCCCtggcagaggagctggaggagtccGTCCGCAGCCACGCCGTCACCCTCGTCCTGCAGCGGCGGCCGGAGGAGCCCGACGCCGTCCTGGTGGCGGCGCTGCCCAGCAGGGACCTGAGCTGGGAGCTGAGCAAACTGCGAGCCCAAGGCTACGCCGGCCTCCCGGAGGCCTCGTCCCAGCTCTCCATGTGCGACGGAGACCAGCTCGTCCTGCGATTCGGCGGCAACGTCGCCGCCGCGGGCGACCAGTCGCACCAGCGGCTCACCTTCCACGCCCAGCTGCACAGCCGGGTCCTGCTGCGCCTCACCCACGTGGATCCATACGGGAACTACAGCTCGCCTCACTACAAGGGCACCGCCAGCTTCTATAAGGTGACCCGGGAGCGGGCGGACCGGGAGCAGCTGGACCGTCCCGTCTGCAAACTGTCCCTGACTTTACCGAAG AGGCCGCGAGCGGTCCGCCGCCAGAACGCCGCCCGGGTGAAGTCCTGCGACGAGCCAG ACTCCCTCCCCGACTCTCTTCTTCTCCGGCTCTCTGCGGAGCTCTCGGAAGAAGAGGTGGCCCGGCTGGTCCCGTCCTTACGCCTCTGCCGCAGCGCCGCCCAGCTGGTGAAGCTCCGGGCCGGGGAGAGCCCGTCCGCCCAGGCCTTCCACGTCCTGGCCATGTGGCGGAGGGGCCTTACAGCTGCGTCCCGGCGACCCAAAACCTCCCAGCTGGCCCGTTGTCTGGCCAGGATGGGCAGGCCGGACCTGGCcggggagctgctgctgcgtcagCCAGAAGCCTCCAGACAGGAGGCAGAACCACCAGCAGGCCCGGGATCCAGGAATCTGCCGGTTGGGGAGCCCGACGGCTGCGGTGCCTTGTTTTAG
- the dthd1 gene encoding death domain-containing protein 1 isoform X2 produces the protein MEEEEFPKDARQEEALLGRLVEAVRGLKALRSLRDRRQEVAAEGGCPAGEEGGGGAGDGGGGFFGDANVPDGHPLKGSIKYSDSDSDSGGKGDEEERIRKLLHSLRGVGISHSARATSWREALRECVCVLATPPPGGSGQQPVLTGRERHDTLVKILLSVEDDVQNLTDTLARIVAKLNEEILQFHKEEPRDAASPEQHEDHLSEHVHLGPDSNGMSGPLDAQPAADSSSRLEEKGAEPVEDNTHTDVVLQDNQGEDGDLIVGLGCPGVPDVCFVRGPPGLAGALRCEVADALSCLMVRGSEELVSRVVRIQVRDGARLPFPVTVVVPFCGSYRGSYRDVSVKIVDEVGGRSYVTPLATEGTYGGQWGSFAEVRVYRLGLFAVVSCLKRENYTVPTKGLSLKLNMDPRICLNYLPGCFATPVIAQTMIQPLDTTLLSAAKSRTDAYHSVVSTSPVLYLTHPSTQPLRRPLTLTLPCPPNPQKNHGGRHEESRKDQTQEDKSASQGRTLASSVKSQGISEELLVVMGWRDKQWSLLDQVAVRNLQKGLVTFDLMEIFDRLLVLRLRSPLQPSDLSSLAEELEESVRSHAVTLVLQRRPEEPDAVLVAALPSRDLSWELSKLRAQGYAGLPEASSQLSMCDGDQLVLRFGGNVAAAGDQSHQRLTFHAQLHSRVLLRLTHVDPYGNYSSPHYKGTASFYKVTRERADREQLDRPVCKLSLTLPKRPRAVRRQNAARVKSCDEPDSLPDSLLLRLSAELSEEEVARLVPSLRLCRSAAQLVKLRAGESPSAQAFHVLAMWRRGLTAASRRPKTSQLARCLARMGRPDLAGELLLRQPEASRQEAEPPAGPGSRNLPVGEPDGCGALF, from the exons atggaggaagaggaatttCCCAAGGACGCCCGTCAGGAGGAAGCTCTCCTCGGGAGGTTGGTGGAGGCGGTTCGAGGGCTGAAAGCTCTCCGAAGCCTCAGAGATCGTCGCCAGGAAGTGGCGGCAGAGGGAGGATGTCCGGccggagaggagggaggaggaggagcaggggacgGCGGCGGtggtttttttggagatgctaatgtccctgatggacaccccctaaaggggtcaataaagtactctgattctgattctgattctggagggaagggtgatgaagaggagcgcatcaggaagctgctgcattCACTGAGGGGGGTCGGCATCTCCCATTCAGCCCGAGCTACGTCCTGGAGAGAAGCCCTCCGGGAATGTGTCTGCGTCCTGGCCAcgcctccaccagggggcagcggTCAGCAGCCCGTCCTCACAG GTAGAGAGCGTCACGACACCTTGGTCAAAATTCTTCTCAGCGTGGAGGACGACGTCCAGAACCTTACGGACACGCTGGCCAGGATCGTGGCAAAGCTCAACGAGGAAATCCTTCAGTTCCACAAGGAGGAGCCCAGAGACGCCGCGTCACCAGAGCAGCACGAGGACCACCTGAGTGAACACGTCCACCTTGGACCGGACTCTAATGGGATGTCAGGTCCACTGGACGCTCAACCAGCAGCAGattccagcagcagactggAAGAGAAAGGGGCGGAGCCAGTGGAGGACAACACccacacagatgttgttcttCAGGACAACCAGGGAGAAGATGGAGACCTGATAGTGGG GCTGGGTTGTCCGGGTGTTCCAGATGTGTGCTTCGTCAGAGGGCCCCCCGGGCTGGCCGGCGCCCTGCGGTGCGAGGTGGCCGACGCCCTCAGCTGCCTGATGGTGCGCGGTTCTGAAGAGCTGGTGAGCAGagtggttcgaatccaggtccGGGACGGTGCGCGCCTCCCTTTCCCTGTGACCGTGGTGGTGCCCTTCTGCGGGAGCTACCGGGGCAGCTACCGGGACGTGTCGGTGAAGATAGTGGacgaggtgggggggaggagctACGTGACGCCGCTAGCAACCGAGGGAACATACGGGGGACAGTGG GGCTCGTTTGCCGAGGTGCGAGTGTACCGCCTGGGCCTGTTCGCCGTTGTTTCCTGTCTGAAAAGGGAAAACTATACAGTTCCTACGAAGGGCCTGTCACTCAAGCTGAACATGGACCCGCGGATCTGTCTGAACTACCTCCCAGGATGCTTTGCAACCCCAGTGATCGCTCAAACCATG ATCCAGCCGTTGGACACGACCCTGCTGTCTGCTGCCAAGTCCAGGACGGACGCCTACCATTCGGTGGTCTCCACCAGTCCGGTTCTCTACCTCACCCACCCGTCCACTCAGCCCCTGAGaagacccctaaccctgacccttccCTGCCCCCCAAATCCTCAGAAGAACCACGGAGGGAGACACGAGGAATCAAGAAAAGACCAAACTCAGGAGGACAAATCCGCATCCCAGGGGAG GACCTTGGCTTCCTCCGTGAAGTCTCAGGGGATTTCCGAGGAGTTGCTGGTCGTTATGGGTTGGAGGGACAAACAGTGGAGCCTCCTGGACCAGGTGGCCGTCAGGAACCTGCAGAAAGGcttggtgacctttgacctgatggAAATCTTTGACAG gctgctggtgctgcgCCTCCGCTCGCCCCTGCAGCCCAGCGACCTCTCCTCCCtggcagaggagctggaggagtccGTCCGCAGCCACGCCGTCACCCTCGTCCTGCAGCGGCGGCCGGAGGAGCCCGACGCCGTCCTGGTGGCGGCGCTGCCCAGCAGGGACCTGAGCTGGGAGCTGAGCAAACTGCGAGCCCAAGGCTACGCCGGCCTCCCGGAGGCCTCGTCCCAGCTCTCCATGTGCGACGGAGACCAGCTCGTCCTGCGATTCGGCGGCAACGTCGCCGCCGCGGGCGACCAGTCGCACCAGCGGCTCACCTTCCACGCCCAGCTGCACAGCCGGGTCCTGCTGCGCCTCACCCACGTGGATCCATACGGGAACTACAGCTCGCCTCACTACAAGGGCACCGCCAGCTTCTATAAGGTGACCCGGGAGCGGGCGGACCGGGAGCAGCTGGACCGTCCCGTCTGCAAACTGTCCCTGACTTTACCGAAG AGGCCGCGAGCGGTCCGCCGCCAGAACGCCGCCCGGGTGAAGTCCTGCGACGAGCCAG ACTCCCTCCCCGACTCTCTTCTTCTCCGGCTCTCTGCGGAGCTCTCGGAAGAAGAGGTGGCCCGGCTGGTCCCGTCCTTACGCCTCTGCCGCAGCGCCGCCCAGCTGGTGAAGCTCCGGGCCGGGGAGAGCCCGTCCGCCCAGGCCTTCCACGTCCTGGCCATGTGGCGGAGGGGCCTTACAGCTGCGTCCCGGCGACCCAAAACCTCCCAGCTGGCCCGTTGTCTGGCCAGGATGGGCAGGCCGGACCTGGCcggggagctgctgctgcgtcagCCAGAAGCCTCCAGACAGGAGGCAGAACCACCAGCAGGCCCGGGATCCAGGAATCTGCCGGTTGGGGAGCCCGACGGCTGCGGTGCCTTGTTTTAG
- the LOC115250792 gene encoding uncharacterized protein, whose amino-acid sequence MWLRSVVGGSVLPLLCAAGELLIAATTLDVVIMSARRRAGVERLLEAAAGLVGLRSRLHPDVRRLFLFSEGSEAVSASTQVVCVSEANSAVERRRRRLYFTHSFARLWMTQTAGVDGVWGFSSSTEVLTRLKSGSANSVAARRRGVRYVLLSVRRDRPILTLYAGERGGVLRWYSPADQLRWLREFGRKAQARGDVVFLLLAGRTRPLGAKTAPQEGGSATLFVSTLILVFLWTFRPFLALCAALCFGWMVGKPTHRVLQRPPPR is encoded by the exons ATGTGGCTTCGTTCTGTGGTTGGGGGCTcagtcctccccctcctgtgtGCGGCAGGAGAACTCTTGATCGCGGCCACGACCCTGGACGTGGTCATCATGTCGGCCCGGCGCCGCGCTGGTGTCGAACGGCTGCTGGAGGCGGCGGCCGGGCTCGTGGGCCTCCGGTCGCGGCTGCACCCGGACGTGAGGCGCCTGTTTCTGTTCTCTGAAGGTTCGGAAGCTGTTTCTGCATCGACTCAGGTCGTCTGTGTCTCGGAGGCTAACTCCGCTGTGGAAAGACGACGGAGGCGACTTTACTTCACCCACAG CTTTGCTAGGCTGTGGATGACTCAGACCGCCGGGGTCGACGGCGTCTGGGGTTTTTCGTCATCCACTGAGGTGCTAACAAGGCTAAAATCAGGTTCCGCCAACAGCGTCGCTGCACGAAG GCGAGGGGTCCGCTATGTCCTCCTGTCCGTCAGGAGGGATCGACCCATTTTGACGCTGTACGCGGGAGAGCGTGGCGGCGTGTTGAGATGGTACAGTCCTGCTGATCAGCTGCGGTGGCTGAGGGAGTTCGGCCGCAAGGCTCAGGCTCGGGGAGACGTG GTGTTCCTGTTGCTGGCTGGACGGACCAGACCTCTTGGTGCCAAAACTGCCCCGCAGGAGGGAGGAAGCGCGACCCTGTTTGTCTCTACGTTGATCCTGGTCTTTTTGTGGACATTCCGGCCTTTCCTGGCTCTCTGTGCTGCGCTCTGCTTTGGCTGGATGGTCGGAAAACCGACCCACAGAGTCCTGCAGAGGCCTCCTCCACGTTAG